The Argopecten irradians isolate NY chromosome 6, Ai_NY, whole genome shotgun sequence genome has a window encoding:
- the LOC138325994 gene encoding uncharacterized protein, whose translation MDFETRARERRLMDIARGKQYLRQIDSLAEKHWNRLEPRSNNNRQVSVGPLKEYTFLLNRSFQHHVEDSVSNRGKNRRRIHSEQVPKMSGRITTDRIQSERLGAQPDRGTHLFNQWGSNIDPLAEKVSLKKEDMNLAFQPFSFGDGNRKVQKPSPKKGVLMSRVSSEIKDRQIKTNTDFRSSRNGVVAVIHPVGPSPDTEVAPDVIDQQMIEREQTSVMLNRIDRMLHPNRYALKTKLAPSEEEVSNNSSKSSDISNHSMKRNIELDFSNGAHQTNLPQSKENRPKLLSNPAYAPRTSGKPIKSFSQMLDELDRTQINVDRKCRLWINKLTFDSYE comes from the coding sequence ATGGATTTCGAGACTCGAGCTCGTGAGCGTCGCCTCATGGACATAGCACGTGGGAAGCAATACCTCCGCCAGATTGACAGCCTGGCTGAGAAACACTGGAATAGACTCGAACCCCGGTCCAACAATAACAGACAAGTGTCGGTAGGACCACTTAAGGAGTACACCTTCCTTCTAAACCGCTCATTCCAACACCACGTAGAAGACAGTGTTTCTAATAGGGGCAAGAACAGGCGAAGGATTCATTCCGAACAAGTTCCGAAAATGAGTGGACGGATAACTACGGACCGCATTCAGTCCGAGAGACTTGGGGCTCAGCCGGATAGAGGAACGCATTTGTTCAACCAGTGGGGATCAAACATAGACCCACTGGCGGAAAAGGTGTCGCTCAAAAAAGAAGACATGAATTTAGCATTTCAACCATTTTCGTTTGGTGACGGAAACCGCAAAGTTCAGAAGCCAAGTCCCAAAAAGGGGGTCTTAATGAGCCGAGTAAGTTCCGAAATCAAGGATcgacaaataaaaacaaacactgacttCCGGTCATCACGGAATGGTGTGGTAGCAGTTATACATCCTGTCGGTCCGTCACCGGATACGGAAGTGGCGCCTGATGTTATAGATCAACAGATGATAGAGCGTGAACAAACTTCTGTAATGTTGAACAGAATTGACCGGATGCTCCACCCGAATAGGTACGCACTGAAGACAAAACTAGCACCAAGTGAAGAAGAAGTTTCCAATAACTCCTCTAAATCGTCTGATATTTCTAATCACAGTATGAAAAGAAACATTGAGCTGGATTTCTCTAACGGGGCGCATCAAACAAATCTTCCCCAGTCGAAGGAAAATCGGCCTAAACTTTTATCCAACCCTGCATACGCTCCGCGGACTTCTGGTAAACCAATAAAATCGTTTTCACAGATGTTGGACGAGTTAGACAGAACACAAATCAATGTGGACAGGAAGTGTCGATTATGGATAAATAAGTTAACTTTCGATTCATACGAGTGA